One Desulforhopalus sp. DNA segment encodes these proteins:
- a CDS encoding sigma 54-interacting transcriptional regulator: MSEISFETLSRQFETIFHSSSDGIWVCDGQGVVININKASETLNGIKAKNVIGHNIRDLVARKIFDQSVTTRVLATGKRQTVMQRIPKTGKYLLSTGTPSLTEDGQIALIVVNERDMTELNTLRKEFEESQQVREKYRQELSGLALLELERNDIIAESPAMRRILQMALKLSQIGASNILILGESGVGKGLLAKFIHKNSSRNSHPLVEINCAALPENLLEAELFGYEKGAFTGADEKGKIGLFELAQGGTLFLDEIGDMPLPLQAKLLKYLDNHEIRRVGGTRSIKVECAIIAATNKDLLGLVGDKTFRKDLYYRLNSFILQIPPLRERREDIAGLTRFYLGEANRTYRAAKTISPKAIRCLEEYRFPGNVRELRSILENAVVMSNDDQIADFIVDSLSATSTKDSRGGGAFFESKGDLVGKLQALERELLVDARKRCRTTREVAQLLGISQPSVIRKFKQYKIG; this comes from the coding sequence ATGAGTGAAATTTCCTTTGAAACGCTGAGTCGCCAGTTTGAAACCATCTTCCATTCCTCCTCCGACGGCATCTGGGTCTGCGACGGCCAGGGTGTGGTTATCAATATCAACAAGGCCTCCGAGACCCTCAACGGCATCAAGGCAAAGAATGTTATCGGCCATAATATCAGGGATCTGGTGGCCCGCAAGATCTTCGACCAGTCGGTTACTACCCGGGTTCTTGCTACCGGCAAGCGGCAGACGGTGATGCAACGTATTCCAAAAACCGGCAAATATCTGCTGTCAACCGGCACGCCGTCGCTTACCGAAGACGGGCAGATAGCCCTGATCGTCGTCAACGAGCGCGACATGACCGAATTGAACACCCTGCGCAAGGAGTTCGAGGAAAGCCAGCAGGTACGGGAAAAATACCGCCAGGAGTTGAGCGGCCTCGCTCTTCTTGAGCTGGAGCGCAATGATATCATAGCGGAAAGTCCGGCGATGCGGCGGATTCTCCAGATGGCCCTGAAGCTATCGCAGATTGGTGCCTCCAACATCCTCATCCTCGGTGAATCTGGCGTCGGCAAGGGCCTGCTCGCCAAATTCATCCACAAAAACAGCTCGCGCAACAGCCATCCCCTGGTCGAGATCAACTGCGCCGCCCTGCCGGAAAATTTGCTGGAGGCGGAGCTCTTTGGCTACGAAAAAGGGGCCTTCACCGGCGCCGACGAAAAGGGCAAGATCGGCTTGTTCGAACTGGCCCAAGGGGGCACGCTCTTTCTCGATGAAATCGGCGATATGCCCCTGCCGCTGCAGGCAAAGCTCCTAAAATATCTCGATAATCACGAGATCCGCAGGGTCGGCGGCACCCGCTCGATTAAGGTCGAGTGCGCGATCATCGCCGCCACCAACAAGGACCTCCTCGGCCTGGTCGGCGACAAGACCTTCCGTAAGGATCTGTACTACCGGTTGAATTCGTTTATCCTGCAGATTCCGCCCCTGCGCGAGCGGCGGGAAGACATTGCCGGTCTGACCCGTTTTTACCTGGGTGAGGCCAACCGCACCTACAGGGCGGCCAAAACCATCAGTCCGAAGGCCATCCGCTGCCTGGAAGAGTACCGATTTCCCGGCAATGTCAGGGAACTGCGGAGTATTCTGGAAAATGCCGTGGTTATGAGTAATGACGACCAGATAGCCGACTTCATTGTCGACAGTCTCTCCGCCACCTCGACCAAGGACTCCCGCGGTGGCGGGGCTTTTTTTGAGAGCAAAGGGGATCTTGTCGGAAAGTTGCAGGCCCTTGAAAGAGAATTGTTGGTTGATGCACGAAAACGCTGTCGCACCACCCGCGAGGTCGCCCAGTTGCTCGGTATCAGCCAGCCGTCGGTGATCAGGAAGTTCAAGCAATATAAGATCGGTTGA
- a CDS encoding NAD-glutamate dehydrogenase has product MIVDDHGQILAQVEKSVFSTQARLVANLAWLKASMHPYFFFCNSEDIEEVAVLASDLHLLEHNRRFILADNEKNVSIAQLGVPGALYAALRSLPEKPIAYAQLHTSYAPVPNTAFPLEVLEFDFNCQSDEGQALTADQAAVPGEVVEAVQARIAAKYNDFPAGEALPLLDLLWQNNKKYVRTSPIQRIARLLWLFGQCRFLGGVFLDVEEGSGVAGVPESRVMFGVANPPERGFLLQILEVFRRLDLKVHRAYCLTLHEGEQPFFLATFYVSTSEGALISRDSQLFAFLRAEMYTTLLMPMTSLSYEKFVAGGIAGGPDATLVHAFIGFCHTNLAHAHPDSFDLEGVSRAFHNHPELTLQLVRLFHARFSPEARQLGLDYQQVRLETADMVENFTTGRRFLDQFRRTIFRCCLLFVNHTLKTNFFIAEKRALAFRLDPAYLAGLEGDFTRDLPADRPFRISYFSCRSGAAYHIGFSDIARGGWRTVITQGRDDYVTAANNLFKETYVLAHTQHLKNKDIYEGGSKMVAVLRAEEGGDSGRMRRQLHLLQYALLSGFLDLFVTKDGRASDPRIVDYYREEEPIELGPDENMHDSMIELVAREAVRRGYVLGPGIMSSKKVGINHKDYGVTSNGVIRFAEVCLATLGIDMARDPFRVIFTGGPNGDVAGNCLAILLERCAKVAIPLILDGSAALVDPQGIDHDALREIILKDDVRAFNPQALHPGGYLLYRTVTRRQGMQELFKKVTRTADGLVEEWVSNDEFYKEYNALIFTVPADLFIPAGGRPETVDAGNWRGFFTEDGEPTCRVIVEGANSFITPEARAALQKGGIILMRDASANKCGVISSSYEIIANLLLSEEEFLAHKPEYVADVLQILQKRAEEEAKVIFRRHREAAGELLYTDISNDVSREINDCYARLFSYFQGHPEVCDQPLYHQAILDHLPRMLTRDGSPFSNRIGRLPEKIKFAILASEISSSMVYHGNRDDAFLEAVNGHLQRRAMVKGRDDGRS; this is encoded by the coding sequence ATGATCGTTGACGATCACGGGCAAATACTTGCCCAAGTAGAAAAATCCGTTTTCAGCACCCAGGCCAGATTGGTGGCAAATCTCGCCTGGTTGAAGGCCAGCATGCATCCCTATTTCTTTTTCTGCAACAGTGAGGATATTGAAGAGGTGGCGGTTCTCGCCTCCGATCTCCATCTTCTCGAACACAATCGGCGCTTTATCCTTGCCGACAATGAAAAGAATGTGAGCATCGCCCAGCTGGGGGTGCCCGGAGCCCTGTACGCGGCTCTGCGGTCGTTGCCGGAAAAGCCCATCGCTTATGCCCAGCTGCACACCTCGTATGCGCCGGTTCCCAACACCGCATTTCCCCTTGAGGTGCTGGAGTTCGATTTCAATTGTCAGAGCGATGAGGGGCAGGCCCTTACCGCCGATCAGGCAGCTGTTCCTGGTGAGGTGGTAGAGGCGGTGCAGGCCAGGATTGCCGCCAAGTACAACGATTTTCCGGCCGGTGAAGCCCTGCCGCTGCTTGACCTCCTCTGGCAAAACAACAAGAAATATGTCCGTACTTCGCCGATCCAGCGAATCGCCCGCCTGCTTTGGCTGTTTGGTCAGTGCCGCTTCCTCGGCGGGGTTTTCCTCGACGTCGAGGAAGGCTCCGGCGTAGCCGGGGTACCGGAGTCGCGGGTGATGTTCGGGGTCGCCAATCCGCCGGAAAGAGGCTTTTTGCTGCAGATCCTCGAGGTCTTCCGGCGTCTCGATCTGAAGGTGCATCGCGCCTATTGTCTCACCCTCCACGAGGGAGAGCAGCCGTTTTTCCTCGCGACCTTCTATGTTTCCACAAGCGAGGGTGCGCTGATTTCTAGGGACTCACAGCTTTTTGCCTTTCTGCGCGCGGAGATGTACACGACTCTTCTGATGCCGATGACCTCTCTTTCGTACGAGAAATTCGTCGCCGGAGGCATCGCCGGCGGTCCGGATGCAACCTTGGTCCACGCCTTTATCGGCTTTTGCCATACCAATCTTGCCCATGCCCATCCGGACAGCTTTGATCTGGAGGGGGTGTCGCGGGCCTTCCACAACCATCCGGAGCTGACCCTGCAGCTGGTTCGCCTGTTTCACGCCAGGTTTTCTCCGGAGGCGCGGCAGTTGGGACTTGATTACCAGCAGGTGCGGCTTGAGACGGCCGATATGGTCGAAAATTTTACTACCGGCCGGCGCTTTCTTGACCAGTTCCGGCGGACCATCTTTCGCTGCTGCCTGCTCTTTGTCAACCACACCCTGAAGACCAACTTCTTCATCGCCGAGAAACGGGCCCTGGCCTTTCGCCTTGATCCGGCCTACTTGGCTGGGCTGGAAGGCGATTTTACCCGCGATTTGCCAGCCGATCGGCCCTTCCGCATCAGCTATTTTTCCTGCCGGTCGGGTGCCGCCTACCATATCGGTTTCTCCGATATCGCCCGCGGCGGCTGGCGGACGGTCATTACCCAGGGCCGTGATGATTATGTCACCGCCGCCAATAACCTGTTCAAGGAGACCTATGTCCTGGCCCATACCCAACATCTGAAAAACAAGGATATCTACGAAGGCGGTTCGAAGATGGTTGCCGTTCTCCGGGCCGAAGAGGGCGGTGATAGCGGGCGGATGCGCCGCCAGCTGCATCTCCTTCAGTATGCCCTGCTCAGCGGCTTTCTTGATCTCTTCGTAACGAAGGATGGTAGGGCCAGTGATCCACGGATAGTTGATTATTACCGGGAAGAGGAGCCCATCGAACTCGGTCCGGACGAGAACATGCACGACAGCATGATCGAGCTGGTGGCCCGGGAGGCGGTGCGACGCGGCTATGTCCTCGGGCCTGGGATTATGTCGAGCAAGAAGGTGGGCATCAACCATAAGGATTACGGGGTGACCTCAAACGGCGTCATCCGCTTTGCCGAGGTGTGTTTGGCAACCCTTGGCATCGATATGGCCCGCGATCCCTTCCGGGTGATCTTCACCGGCGGGCCGAACGGCGATGTTGCCGGCAATTGCCTGGCCATCCTGCTCGAACGCTGCGCCAAGGTGGCGATACCGCTGATCCTCGACGGGTCGGCAGCCCTGGTCGATCCGCAAGGCATCGACCATGACGCCCTGCGCGAAATTATCCTGAAAGATGATGTACGTGCCTTCAACCCGCAGGCCCTGCACCCCGGCGGCTACCTCCTCTACCGCACCGTCACCCGCCGGCAGGGTATGCAGGAGCTGTTTAAAAAGGTGACACGAACGGCCGATGGCCTGGTGGAGGAATGGGTCTCCAACGACGAATTTTACAAGGAATACAACGCCCTGATCTTTACCGTGCCGGCCGACTTGTTCATCCCGGCCGGCGGCAGGCCGGAGACGGTCGATGCCGGCAACTGGCGGGGTTTTTTTACCGAGGACGGCGAACCGACTTGCCGGGTTATCGTCGAGGGGGCGAATTCCTTTATCACCCCCGAAGCGCGGGCCGCCCTGCAGAAGGGGGGGATTATCCTGATGCGCGACGCCTCGGCTAATAAGTGCGGGGTTATTTCCTCCTCCTATGAGATCATCGCCAATCTTCTGCTCAGCGAGGAGGAGTTTCTCGCCCATAAACCGGAGTATGTCGCCGATGTCCTGCAGATATTGCAAAAACGGGCGGAAGAAGAGGCCAAGGTCATCTTTAGGCGGCACCGGGAGGCGGCCGGGGAACTTCTCTATACCGATATCTCCAATGATGTGAGCCGGGAGATCAACGACTGCTATGCCCGATTGTTCAGCTATTTTCAGGGGCATCCCGAGGTCTGCGACCAGCCTTTATACCATCAGGCCATCCTTGATCACCTGCCAAGGATGCTGACCAGGGACGGCAGCCCGTTTAGCAACAGGATCGGCCGCTTGCCGGAAAAAATCAAATTTGCCATTTTGGCCAGTGAGATCTCGTCCTCCATGGTCTATCACGGCAACCGCGATGATGCCTTTCTTGAGGCGGTAAACGGACATCTGCAGCGGAGGGCCATGGTCAAGGGCCGGGACGACGGCAGGTCATGA
- a CDS encoding pyridoxal phosphate-dependent aminotransferase has product MRFSSRLPKSLEPNDFTTILEEKKASGARILDLTQSNPTSAGFAFSSAPPLPKKHGAADPYQPSAQGTKSARQAIKRYYRDNHHGLIDSDDLFLTASTSEAYSFLMKLLTDPGDEILIPAPGYPLFDFLATLENVRPTRYMLRENASGQWRIDFNSLRQQISSLTRAIVVVNPNNPTGSYMTSEELQQLALLCQTHGIVLIVDEVFLDYRVSGNSAGSYSAVSNTAALTFTLSGFSKVLALPQVKLGWIYVSGGPEDHKKMAKQRLEFIADTYLSVNSMIQQAAAPLLATQKAVQEEILARIHVNELLLQEQTEMPVCVREGGWYAIINLPETIGDEQCCLDLLKKYSLIVHPGFFYDFADSNRIVVSLITPEKDFHQGLILLDAYIRQGRTFR; this is encoded by the coding sequence ATGCGTTTTTCCTCACGACTCCCCAAAAGCCTCGAACCCAACGACTTCACCACGATCCTCGAAGAAAAAAAGGCCTCCGGTGCAAGAATTCTCGATCTCACCCAATCAAACCCAACAAGCGCTGGCTTTGCGTTTTCCTCGGCACCACCCCTCCCCAAAAAGCACGGTGCCGCCGATCCTTACCAGCCGTCGGCACAAGGCACGAAAAGTGCCCGCCAGGCAATTAAAAGGTATTACCGGGACAACCACCATGGACTGATCGATAGCGACGATCTTTTCCTCACCGCCAGTACCAGTGAGGCCTACAGCTTTTTAATGAAGCTGCTCACCGATCCAGGAGATGAGATACTCATCCCCGCCCCCGGCTATCCGCTCTTCGATTTTCTCGCAACTCTTGAAAATGTCAGGCCGACCCGCTACATGCTGCGTGAAAATGCTTCGGGGCAGTGGCGTATTGATTTCAATTCCCTTCGGCAGCAAATTTCTAGCCTGACAAGGGCCATTGTCGTCGTCAACCCCAATAACCCGACTGGCTCCTACATGACCAGCGAGGAATTGCAACAACTCGCCTTGCTGTGCCAAACCCATGGGATTGTGTTAATCGTCGACGAGGTATTCCTTGATTATAGAGTCTCAGGCAATTCTGCCGGCTCCTATTCGGCAGTATCCAATACCGCGGCTCTGACCTTCACCCTCAGCGGCTTTTCCAAGGTGCTGGCGCTTCCCCAGGTAAAACTCGGCTGGATCTATGTCAGCGGCGGTCCGGAGGACCACAAGAAAATGGCCAAACAGCGCCTGGAATTCATTGCCGACACCTACCTCTCGGTAAACAGCATGATCCAGCAGGCGGCAGCGCCGCTTCTTGCCACCCAGAAGGCTGTTCAGGAGGAGATTCTTGCCCGTATCCACGTTAATGAATTGCTGCTGCAAGAACAGACGGAGATGCCCGTTTGCGTTCGTGAGGGCGGCTGGTATGCGATTATCAACCTGCCGGAAACCATTGGCGACGAGCAATGCTGCTTGGATCTTCTTAAAAAGTATTCCCTGATTGTCCACCCCGGATTCTTCTATGACTTTGCGGACAGCAACCGGATTGTCGTCAGCCTGATCACGCCGGAAAAAGACTTTCACCAGGGTCTGATACTGCTCGATGCCTATATACGGCAAGGACGTACCTTTCGTTGA
- a CDS encoding aldehyde ferredoxin oxidoreductase family protein — protein sequence MFGFYNRILTIDLTARNFVIVPLGDEVLAECFGGKGLATRLLLDRNPVGVDALAPENHLIFATGPFCGGRLWGGSRYGVYTKSPQTGFYSESYSGGKVPEAIDAAGFDAVVLHGKSSEPTVLSIHPDGVVFHAAQDLWGMETFAAEEAAVARFAYQQEGFAKRGAVVIGPAGENLVRYAIIANDKWRCAGRTGVGAVMGSKLVKAIVFQGDRKRAYADPEGVAEYAKNFSKTNIEHPGVKAYKKMGTTMMVTLMNHNGAFPARYWNQGTVDHVEQISGERYHEEHEVKPHACAKCFMACGRMAKLSKGRHKDLKLEGPEYETIYSFGGLCMITEMEEIAYLNDLCDRLGMDTITAGNLCALFMEAKSKGRVDYEIEYGDADQVAALIEKIAARQDVGDVLADGIIRASKEWGLTDLAIHVKGLEPAGYEPRVLKGMGLTFATSPRGACHLRTTFYKPELSGMIPPDQIKDKAALLIEFENRLNIFDTLVLCRFYRDLYTWAELEKAITLATGVAAAKEDLEKIAARIVNMTRQFNLREGLRPEDDHLPPRLHKEKLPDGRALSADEMEYLLNDYYRLRGWDLQDAA from the coding sequence ATGTTCGGATTTTATAATCGTATTTTGACCATTGATCTCACAGCCCGAAACTTCGTCATCGTACCTCTTGGTGACGAAGTTCTGGCCGAGTGCTTTGGGGGTAAGGGCCTGGCTACCCGCCTGCTGCTTGACCGCAATCCGGTGGGCGTCGATGCCCTGGCCCCGGAGAACCATCTCATCTTCGCCACCGGCCCCTTCTGCGGTGGCAGGCTGTGGGGTGGCAGCCGTTATGGCGTATACACCAAATCGCCGCAGACCGGCTTTTATTCCGAATCCTATTCGGGCGGTAAGGTGCCCGAGGCCATTGATGCCGCAGGCTTTGACGCCGTTGTCCTGCACGGTAAATCGTCTGAGCCGACCGTCTTGTCCATTCATCCGGACGGGGTGGTCTTTCATGCCGCTCAAGATCTATGGGGCATGGAAACCTTTGCGGCGGAGGAGGCGGCAGTGGCCCGCTTTGCCTACCAACAGGAAGGATTTGCCAAGCGCGGCGCGGTGGTTATCGGTCCGGCTGGGGAAAATCTGGTCCGTTACGCGATAATTGCCAATGATAAATGGCGTTGCGCCGGACGGACCGGGGTCGGGGCGGTCATGGGCTCAAAACTGGTCAAGGCCATCGTCTTTCAGGGCGACCGCAAAAGGGCCTATGCCGACCCGGAGGGCGTGGCCGAGTATGCCAAGAATTTCTCCAAGACCAACATCGAGCATCCCGGGGTCAAGGCCTATAAGAAGATGGGCACGACGATGATGGTCACCCTCATGAACCATAACGGGGCCTTCCCGGCCCGCTACTGGAACCAGGGGACCGTTGACCACGTCGAGCAGATCAGCGGCGAGCGGTACCATGAGGAGCACGAGGTTAAGCCGCATGCCTGCGCCAAATGCTTCATGGCCTGTGGCCGTATGGCGAAGCTGAGCAAGGGGCGGCATAAGGATCTCAAGCTGGAAGGGCCGGAGTACGAAACCATCTACTCCTTTGGTGGCCTGTGCATGATCACCGAGATGGAGGAGATCGCCTATCTCAACGATCTCTGCGACCGCCTCGGCATGGATACCATCACCGCCGGCAATCTCTGCGCCCTATTTATGGAGGCAAAGAGCAAGGGCCGGGTTGATTATGAGATCGAATATGGCGATGCCGATCAGGTGGCGGCGCTGATCGAGAAGATTGCTGCGCGTCAGGATGTCGGCGACGTCCTCGCCGATGGCATTATTCGCGCCTCTAAGGAGTGGGGGCTTACCGACCTGGCGATCCACGTCAAAGGGCTTGAGCCTGCGGGGTATGAGCCGCGGGTCCTCAAGGGAATGGGGCTGACCTTTGCCACCTCTCCGCGTGGTGCCTGCCATCTGCGAACCACCTTCTATAAACCGGAATTGTCGGGAATGATTCCCCCTGATCAGATCAAGGATAAGGCGGCGCTGCTCATCGAGTTTGAGAACCGCCTGAATATCTTTGACACCCTGGTTCTCTGCCGCTTTTACCGGGATTTATATACTTGGGCGGAGCTGGAGAAAGCCATCACCCTGGCAACCGGGGTGGCAGCGGCCAAGGAAGACCTGGAGAAGATTGCCGCCCGGATCGTCAATATGACCCGGCAGTTTAATCTTCGCGAGGGTCTGCGGCCGGAAGATGACCATCTGCCGCCAAGGCTGCACAAGGAAAAGCTCCCGGATGGCCGGGCGCTTAGCGCAGACGAGATGGAGTACCTGCTGAACGATTACTACCGCCTTCGCGGCTGGGATCTTCAGGACGCCGCCTAA
- a CDS encoding RluA family pseudouridine synthase, giving the protein MMKKTEYRRPSGKNAKIDAFTVAEEDTLLHFLITKLPQKSRNLVKTVLKDRQVFVEKKAITQFDHPLIPGQQVEVRWDRVAAATEGPGLKIIHEDEDIIVIDKPSGLLTVATDKEKRKTAYAMLSDYVKSQDPQNKIFIIHRLDRETSGLLMFAKNETIKKKIQETWETTIAERTYVAVVEGRVEPAEGTITSWLTESSALIVYSSQKPHLGKKAITHYKKIRDNGTFSLLQLNLETGRKHQIRVHMQEIHHPIVGDDKYGASENPLRRMGLHAQVLAFIHPKTNKLCRFETAIPGKFLRLFGPAKKP; this is encoded by the coding sequence ATGATGAAGAAGACCGAGTACCGCCGACCGTCTGGCAAAAACGCAAAAATTGACGCCTTCACAGTCGCCGAAGAAGATACCCTGCTGCACTTTTTGATCACCAAATTACCACAGAAGAGCCGCAACCTCGTCAAGACGGTACTGAAAGACCGGCAGGTTTTCGTTGAGAAGAAGGCGATAACGCAATTTGACCACCCCCTCATCCCCGGCCAGCAGGTGGAGGTACGATGGGACCGCGTCGCCGCGGCAACCGAGGGCCCGGGCTTGAAGATAATCCACGAAGACGAGGATATCATCGTCATTGATAAGCCATCCGGCCTTTTGACGGTGGCAACCGATAAGGAAAAGCGCAAAACCGCTTACGCCATGCTCAGTGACTACGTCAAGTCGCAGGATCCGCAGAATAAGATCTTCATTATTCACCGCCTCGACCGGGAGACCTCCGGCCTCCTGATGTTTGCTAAAAATGAAACCATCAAGAAAAAGATCCAGGAGACCTGGGAGACAACCATCGCCGAGCGCACCTACGTTGCCGTCGTTGAGGGCCGGGTTGAACCGGCGGAGGGTACCATCACCTCCTGGCTCACCGAGAGCAGTGCCCTGATCGTCTATTCCTCTCAAAAACCGCATCTTGGCAAAAAGGCCATCACCCACTACAAGAAAATCCGTGATAACGGCACCTTCTCACTATTGCAGCTGAATCTGGAAACCGGCCGAAAGCACCAGATCCGGGTGCACATGCAGGAGATCCATCACCCCATCGTCGGCGACGACAAGTACGGGGCAAGCGAAAATCCTCTCCGCCGTATGGGATTGCATGCCCAGGTCCTCGCCTTCATCCACCCGAAAACCAACAAGCTCTGCCGTTTCGAAACAGCCATTCCCGGGAAATTTTTGCGGCTCTTCGGTCCTGCCAAAAAACCCTGA
- a CDS encoding AAA family ATPase, which yields MKEEGVRDKRVVVFFGLVASGKSFVAKAWAHKHQFPYYNTDVVRKGLAGIRATDARPEARDEGIYSKAFSRLTYDALVDLALHDLADPAVSWVVLDGSYHARAERDRVRARFDGLARVVFILCSCGEDVTKTRLAKRAADPAAVSDGRWEIYLQQKENFEEPEELPSWQLNRLDTNKEVDSLLTFLDCLLLQGRNGREI from the coding sequence ATGAAAGAAGAGGGTGTAAGGGACAAAAGGGTGGTGGTGTTTTTCGGTTTGGTCGCCTCGGGTAAGAGTTTTGTCGCCAAGGCCTGGGCGCACAAGCATCAGTTTCCCTATTACAATACCGATGTGGTCCGCAAAGGTTTGGCCGGAATCAGGGCCACCGATGCCCGTCCGGAAGCACGGGATGAAGGCATATATTCCAAGGCCTTCAGCCGTTTAACCTACGACGCCCTGGTGGACCTTGCCCTGCATGATCTTGCTGACCCAGCCGTATCTTGGGTGGTCCTTGATGGTTCCTATCATGCTCGGGCTGAGCGGGATAGAGTTCGCGCGCGTTTTGACGGGCTGGCCCGGGTGGTTTTTATCCTGTGCAGTTGTGGAGAAGATGTAACGAAGACACGTCTCGCTAAACGGGCAGCAGATCCGGCAGCAGTGTCTGATGGTCGTTGGGAGATTTATCTCCAGCAGAAGGAGAATTTCGAAGAACCGGAGGAGCTTCCGTCGTGGCAACTGAATCGGCTTGACACCAACAAGGAGGTCGACTCTCTGCTAACTTTTCTGGATTGCCTGCTTTTGCAGGGCAGGAATGGGAGAGAGATATAA
- a CDS encoding DUF1456 family protein produces MNNNEILRSVRYILSLGDEKMIALFALGGCRVSREQVCNWLKKDDDPAQQNCTDGELARFLNGLITKKRGTKEGPPVEVENRLNNNIVLRKLKIAFNLQSVDMLQIMAQAGLPISDHELSAFFRKADHKHYRPCKDQVLRNFLKGLQMRFRPHDPGQAKQAGQSSTYLPPGEHDEEDRVPPTVWQKRKN; encoded by the coding sequence TTGAATAATAACGAGATATTACGAAGTGTTCGCTATATCCTCTCCCTGGGCGATGAAAAGATGATTGCCCTCTTTGCTCTGGGCGGCTGCCGGGTTAGCCGCGAGCAGGTGTGTAACTGGCTGAAGAAAGACGATGATCCTGCACAGCAGAATTGCACCGACGGGGAACTTGCCCGCTTTCTCAACGGTTTGATCACCAAAAAAAGGGGGACAAAGGAAGGCCCGCCGGTCGAGGTGGAAAATCGCCTCAACAACAACATTGTTTTGCGAAAGTTGAAGATTGCCTTTAACCTGCAAAGTGTCGATATGCTGCAGATCATGGCCCAGGCCGGCTTGCCCATCAGTGACCATGAGCTGAGCGCCTTTTTTCGCAAAGCAGACCACAAACATTACCGCCCCTGCAAGGACCAGGTCTTACGAAATTTCCTGAAAGGTCTGCAGATGCGGTTTCGACCTCATGATCCCGGCCAGGCGAAACAGGCGGGGCAATCATCCACATACCTACCACCCGGAGAGCATGATGAAGAAGACCGAGTACCGCCGACCGTCTGGCAAAAACGCAAAAATTGA
- the gabT gene encoding 4-aminobutyrate--2-oxoglutarate transaminase → MNTKQTNSNLHERRNAIIAKGNVSGTDRYIASAKGAILTDVEGNDYIDFGGGIAVMNVGHSHPKVVQAIKDQAEKFTHTCFMVTPYEGPVTLAEKLCAAVPGDFPKAAMFVNSGAEAVENAVKIARYYTKKTAIIAFENGFHGRTLMGMTLTSKAKPYKMGMGPYAPEVYRMPFANCYRCPYGQQYPGCEVACADKLEEFFVHYVPAEQVAAIIFEPVQGEGGFVAPPQEYFKKLQKICQANNILLIADEVQSGIGRTGTMFAMEQYGVAADLTTVAKSLAAGMPLSAVVGKKEIMDSVHASGIGGTYNGNPLACAAALAVFDIFAEEKLLEKGKKLGNTLREALQQMQKEHAIIGDVRGLGPMMAMELVKDRTTKEPATAETKALVKFCFDRGLIILACGAYGNNIRFLMPLVITDEQLQRGLAIVREGLAAISA, encoded by the coding sequence ATGAATACCAAACAAACCAATAGCAACCTGCACGAACGTCGTAATGCCATTATCGCCAAAGGCAATGTCAGCGGTACCGATCGCTATATCGCCTCCGCCAAAGGGGCCATTCTCACCGATGTTGAGGGCAATGACTACATCGATTTCGGCGGCGGCATCGCGGTAATGAATGTCGGCCACTCGCACCCGAAGGTCGTCCAGGCGATCAAAGACCAGGCGGAAAAATTCACCCATACCTGTTTCATGGTCACCCCCTATGAGGGACCGGTTACGCTTGCCGAGAAGCTGTGCGCCGCCGTCCCCGGTGATTTCCCGAAGGCTGCGATGTTTGTCAACAGCGGTGCCGAGGCAGTCGAGAATGCTGTGAAAATTGCCCGGTATTACACCAAGAAAACGGCGATTATCGCCTTTGAGAACGGCTTTCATGGTCGGACCCTGATGGGCATGACCCTGACCTCCAAGGCCAAGCCTTACAAAATGGGCATGGGGCCATACGCCCCGGAGGTGTACCGGATGCCCTTTGCCAACTGCTACCGTTGCCCCTATGGTCAGCAGTATCCGGGATGCGAGGTTGCCTGCGCCGATAAGCTGGAGGAATTTTTCGTTCATTATGTCCCGGCCGAGCAGGTGGCTGCCATTATTTTTGAGCCGGTGCAGGGTGAAGGTGGTTTCGTCGCCCCACCGCAGGAGTATTTCAAGAAGCTGCAGAAAATCTGCCAGGCAAATAATATTCTCCTCATCGCCGATGAGGTGCAGAGCGGTATCGGCCGCACTGGCACGATGTTTGCCATGGAGCAGTACGGCGTTGCCGCCGACCTGACCACCGTCGCCAAGAGCCTCGCCGCCGGTATGCCGCTTTCCGCCGTCGTCGGCAAAAAGGAGATCATGGACAGTGTCCACGCCTCCGGCATCGGCGGCACCTACAACGGCAATCCCCTGGCCTGTGCCGCGGCCCTGGCGGTGTTTGATATCTTTGCTGAGGAAAAGCTGTTGGAAAAAGGTAAGAAGCTCGGCAATACACTGCGGGAGGCCCTGCAACAGATGCAGAAAGAGCATGCGATCATCGGCGATGTGCGCGGTCTCGGACCGATGATGGCCATGGAGCTGGTCAAAGACCGCACCACCAAGGAGCCGGCAACGGCAGAAACCAAAGCACTGGTAAAATTCTGTTTTGACCGGGGGCTGATTATTCTTGCCTGCGGCGCCTACGGCAACAATATCAGGTTCCTGATGCCGCTGGTCATTACCGACGAGCAGCTGCAGCGCGGACTGGCCATCGTCCGCGAAGGTCTTGCGGCCATCAGTGCCTAA